Proteins from one Salinispora arenicola genomic window:
- a CDS encoding glucose-6-phosphate isomerase: protein MSELLGQPVEAAAGLTVRGADVVDRAAPASIREAVTADDVPGRLVAKDPTLWGPEAEAEARIRLGWVDTHTRSRELLPQLAELTSELGDLDHVVLCGMGGSSLAPEVIARTLGRPLTILDTTDPGQVRAALADRLERTVVVVASKSGSTVETDSQRRAYWQAFLDAGMSEAEAGRHFVIVTDPGSPLATTAAEMGAFTVLADSNVGGRFSALTAFGLVPTALAGVEVTELLDQADALAGSLTAERENPALALGAALGAAATGGRDKVALVSDGTGIDGLGDWAEQLIAESTGKSGIGILPVVVESPNGPGTSGEDVLTISYGGALTVGEPGGGAPTVGEAGGGTPDVAVNGPLGAQFLAWEYAIAIAGVVLGIDAFNQPNVTESKENTNKILDSGAPTEQPSFTEGAIEVYAPAGVPNDLAGALRWLVDNLGGDGYLAVMAYLDRITDADAARLRPMLAEAAGRPVTFGWGPRFLHSTGQYHKGGPQVGSFLQVTGTVDVDLPVPGKPYSFGELQAAQAAGDRQALADRKRPVLRLHLTDRSAGVAQLLEVTGALPKRR from the coding sequence GTGAGCGAGCTTCTCGGGCAGCCCGTCGAGGCCGCTGCCGGACTCACCGTACGCGGGGCGGACGTGGTCGACCGGGCCGCACCCGCCTCCATCAGGGAGGCGGTGACGGCGGACGATGTGCCGGGCCGGCTCGTCGCGAAGGACCCCACGCTCTGGGGCCCGGAGGCCGAGGCCGAGGCGCGGATCCGGCTGGGCTGGGTCGACACCCACACCCGGAGCCGGGAGTTGCTTCCTCAGCTCGCCGAGCTGACCTCGGAGCTGGGCGACCTGGATCACGTGGTGCTGTGTGGGATGGGCGGTTCGTCGCTGGCCCCGGAGGTGATCGCCCGGACCCTCGGCCGGCCGCTGACCATCCTGGACACCACCGACCCGGGTCAGGTCCGGGCGGCGCTGGCCGACCGGCTGGAGCGGACGGTCGTCGTGGTGGCCAGCAAGTCCGGTTCGACCGTGGAGACCGACAGTCAGCGCCGGGCGTACTGGCAGGCGTTCCTGGACGCGGGCATGTCCGAGGCGGAGGCGGGGCGACACTTCGTGATCGTCACCGACCCGGGCTCGCCACTGGCGACGACCGCCGCCGAGATGGGAGCGTTCACCGTGTTGGCCGATTCGAACGTCGGCGGGCGGTTCTCCGCGCTGACCGCGTTCGGACTTGTCCCGACGGCGCTGGCCGGGGTCGAGGTCACCGAGTTGCTGGACCAGGCGGACGCGCTCGCCGGATCGTTGACCGCGGAGCGGGAGAATCCGGCGCTCGCGCTGGGTGCCGCGCTGGGTGCGGCGGCCACCGGCGGCCGGGACAAGGTGGCGTTGGTCTCGGACGGCACCGGAATCGACGGGCTCGGTGACTGGGCCGAGCAGTTGATCGCGGAGTCGACCGGCAAGTCCGGGATCGGCATCCTGCCTGTCGTCGTCGAGTCCCCGAACGGCCCCGGCACCAGCGGCGAGGATGTGCTCACCATCAGCTACGGCGGCGCCCTGACCGTCGGAGAGCCCGGCGGCGGCGCACCGACTGTCGGCGAGGCTGGCGGCGGCACGCCGGACGTGGCGGTCAACGGGCCGTTGGGGGCACAGTTCCTCGCCTGGGAGTACGCGATCGCGATCGCCGGCGTGGTGCTCGGCATCGACGCGTTCAACCAGCCGAACGTCACCGAGAGCAAGGAAAACACCAACAAGATCCTGGACTCGGGTGCGCCGACGGAGCAGCCGTCATTCACCGAGGGCGCGATCGAGGTATACGCCCCGGCGGGCGTGCCGAACGACCTGGCCGGCGCACTGCGCTGGCTGGTCGACAACCTCGGCGGCGACGGCTACCTCGCGGTCATGGCCTACCTCGATCGGATCACCGACGCCGACGCGGCCCGACTACGTCCGATGTTGGCCGAGGCGGCCGGCCGGCCGGTGACCTTCGGTTGGGGCCCGCGGTTCCTGCACTCCACCGGGCAATATCACAAGGGTGGCCCACAGGTGGGCAGCTTCCTTCAGGTAACGGGTACGGTCGACGTTGACCTGCCGGTGCCCGGAAAGCCGTACAGCTTCGGGGAGCTGCAGGCGGCGCAGGCCGCCGGCGACCGGCAGGCCCTGGCCGACCGGAAGCGTCCGGTGTTGCGGCTGCACCTGACCGACCGGTCCGCGGGTGTGGCCCAGCTGCTGGAGGTGACCGGCGCGCTGCCCAAGCGACGATGA
- the tal gene encoding transaldolase, giving the protein MTDRLGELTAAGVAVWLDDLSRIRLSSGELDRLRREKHLVGVTTNPTIFAKALGDAEEYDWQLHDLAMRGIAVEEAVRNLTAYDVRWACDVMRPAYEASAGVDGRVSLEVDPRLAYETDKTVAEARALWWLVDRPNLFIKIPATEAGLPAITAALAEGISVNVTLIFGLDRYSAVMEAFLAGLEQAKANGHDLSKIGSVASFFVSRVDTEVDKRLEKIGSEQASKLRGRAAVANARLAYERYSQVFASDRWQALADAGAHPQRPLWASTSTKNPDYRDVIYVEELIAPGTVNTMPEPVINAYAEHGETSGDTVTAAYDEARTVFAGLASAGVDMTDVIDTLEREGVEKFEASWNQLLEGVRRSLAAADQGTDHPGDAARSNAQAAERAGGNA; this is encoded by the coding sequence ATGACGGACAGGCTGGGTGAGCTCACCGCCGCGGGCGTGGCGGTCTGGCTCGATGATCTTTCACGGATACGACTCAGCTCCGGCGAGCTGGACCGGTTGCGCCGGGAGAAGCACCTGGTCGGCGTGACCACCAACCCGACGATCTTCGCGAAGGCCCTGGGCGACGCCGAGGAGTACGACTGGCAGTTGCACGACCTCGCCATGCGCGGGATAGCCGTCGAGGAGGCGGTGCGCAACCTCACCGCGTACGACGTGCGCTGGGCCTGTGATGTGATGCGACCGGCGTACGAGGCGTCGGCGGGCGTGGACGGACGGGTCTCGCTGGAGGTGGACCCCCGGCTGGCGTACGAGACGGACAAGACCGTCGCCGAGGCGCGGGCGCTCTGGTGGCTGGTCGACCGACCGAACCTGTTCATCAAGATCCCGGCCACCGAGGCCGGGCTCCCGGCGATCACCGCGGCCCTGGCCGAGGGGATCAGCGTCAACGTCACCCTGATCTTCGGCCTGGACCGCTATTCGGCGGTGATGGAGGCGTTCCTGGCCGGCCTGGAGCAGGCCAAGGCGAACGGCCACGACCTGTCCAAGATCGGCTCAGTGGCGTCGTTCTTCGTCTCCCGGGTCGACACCGAGGTCGACAAGCGGCTGGAGAAGATCGGCTCGGAGCAGGCCAGCAAGCTGCGCGGTCGGGCCGCGGTCGCCAACGCCCGACTGGCCTACGAGCGCTACAGCCAGGTCTTCGCCTCCGACCGGTGGCAGGCGCTCGCCGACGCCGGGGCGCACCCGCAGCGACCGCTGTGGGCCTCCACCTCGACGAAGAACCCGGACTACCGGGACGTGATCTACGTCGAAGAGCTGATCGCCCCCGGCACGGTCAACACGATGCCCGAGCCGGTGATCAACGCCTACGCCGAGCACGGCGAGACCAGTGGCGACACGGTGACCGCGGCCTACGACGAGGCCCGGACGGTCTTCGCGGGCCTGGCGTCGGCGGGTGTCGACATGACCGACGTGATCGACACCCTGGAACGCGAGGGGGTGGAGAAGTTCGAGGCGAGCTGGAACCAGCTACTCGAAGGCGTCCGCAGGTCCCTCGCCGCCGCCGACCAGGGCACCGACCACCCCGGCGACGCCGCCAGAAGCAACGCGCAGGCCGCCGAGCGGGCGGGGGGCAACGCGTGA
- the tkt gene encoding transketolase has product MADNRPELPTLNWSDLDRRAVDTVRVLAMDAVEKSGNGHPGTAMSLAPVAYLLFNRVLRHNPADPTWPGRDRFVLSAGHSSLSLYIQLFFAGYPLSLSDLEALRQWGSLTPGHPEYGHTPGVETTTGPLGQGLGNAVGMAMAARRERGLFDPEPEPGSSVFDHDIWCIASDGDIEEGLSHEASALAAHQQLGNLCVIYDDNEISIEDDTRIAKSEDIVARYEAYGWHVQTVDWRRGDADQDDYHEDVATLYRALLAARGEAGRPSFIALRTIIGWPAPNKRNTGKIHGSALGADEVAATKELLGFDPQRTFEVDEDVLKHTRQVLERGMAAQREWTETFDAWGQANPERKALWDRMATRTLPRGWTDALPAFPADAKGIATRAASGKVLTALAPVLPELWGGSADLAESNNTTMKGEPSFIPAEHATKDFPGNEYGRTLHFGIREHAMAAILNGIALHGGTRPYGGTFLVFSDYMRPSVRLAAMMKLPVIYVWTHDSIGLGEDGPTHQPVEHLTSLRAIPGLDVVRPADANETAWAWRQALMHTDRPTALALSRQPLPTLDRSVLNSAEGVARGGYVLAEASSGKPQVILLGTGSEVQLCLTARERLEADGTPTRVVSMPCQEWFHAQDEAYRESVLPRGVRARVSVEAGVEMSWRALVGDCGESISLEHFGASAPHNVLFEQFGFTPDRIVGAAHAALTRVGDITGNPTGN; this is encoded by the coding sequence GTGGCTGACAACCGACCCGAGCTTCCTACACTGAACTGGTCCGACCTCGACCGTCGGGCTGTCGACACGGTCCGCGTACTGGCCATGGACGCCGTGGAGAAATCCGGCAACGGCCACCCAGGCACCGCGATGAGCCTCGCGCCCGTGGCCTACCTGCTCTTCAACCGAGTGCTGCGCCACAACCCCGCCGATCCGACCTGGCCCGGCCGAGACCGCTTCGTGCTGTCCGCCGGGCACTCCAGCCTCAGCCTCTACATCCAGCTCTTCTTCGCCGGCTACCCGTTGAGCCTGTCCGACCTGGAGGCACTTCGGCAGTGGGGCTCACTCACCCCGGGCCACCCCGAGTACGGGCACACCCCGGGTGTGGAGACCACCACCGGCCCGCTCGGACAGGGCCTCGGCAACGCCGTCGGAATGGCGATGGCCGCCCGCCGCGAGCGCGGCCTGTTCGACCCCGAGCCGGAGCCGGGCAGTTCGGTCTTCGACCATGACATCTGGTGTATCGCCTCCGACGGTGACATCGAGGAGGGCCTCAGCCACGAGGCCAGCGCCCTCGCCGCCCACCAGCAGCTGGGCAACCTCTGTGTGATCTACGACGACAACGAGATCTCGATCGAGGACGACACCCGGATCGCCAAGAGCGAGGACATCGTGGCCCGGTACGAGGCGTACGGGTGGCACGTACAGACGGTCGACTGGCGACGCGGCGACGCGGACCAGGACGACTACCACGAGGACGTGGCCACGCTGTACCGGGCGCTGCTGGCCGCGCGGGGCGAGGCCGGCCGTCCCTCGTTCATCGCGCTGCGCACCATCATCGGCTGGCCGGCGCCGAACAAGCGGAACACCGGCAAGATCCACGGTTCGGCACTCGGTGCCGACGAGGTCGCCGCGACGAAGGAACTCCTCGGCTTCGACCCACAGCGCACCTTCGAGGTCGACGAGGACGTGCTCAAGCACACCCGCCAGGTGCTGGAGCGCGGCATGGCGGCCCAGCGCGAGTGGACCGAGACGTTCGACGCCTGGGGGCAGGCGAACCCGGAACGCAAGGCACTCTGGGACCGGATGGCCACCCGGACGCTGCCCCGAGGCTGGACGGACGCGCTTCCCGCGTTCCCCGCCGACGCGAAGGGCATCGCCACCCGCGCTGCCTCCGGCAAGGTCCTCACCGCGCTCGCACCGGTCCTGCCGGAGCTGTGGGGCGGCTCGGCCGACCTCGCGGAGAGCAACAACACCACCATGAAGGGTGAACCGTCCTTCATCCCGGCCGAGCACGCCACCAAGGACTTCCCCGGCAACGAGTACGGCCGCACGCTGCACTTCGGCATTCGTGAGCACGCGATGGCAGCCATCCTCAACGGGATCGCCCTGCACGGTGGCACCCGCCCGTACGGTGGCACGTTCCTTGTCTTCAGCGACTACATGCGCCCCTCGGTACGCCTCGCGGCGATGATGAAGCTGCCGGTGATCTACGTCTGGACGCACGATTCGATCGGCCTCGGCGAGGACGGCCCGACCCACCAGCCGGTGGAGCACCTGACCTCGCTGCGGGCGATACCGGGCCTGGACGTGGTGCGCCCCGCGGACGCGAACGAGACCGCCTGGGCGTGGCGGCAGGCCCTGATGCACACCGACCGGCCGACCGCGTTGGCGCTGAGCCGCCAGCCGTTGCCGACCCTGGACCGGTCCGTGCTCAACAGCGCGGAGGGGGTGGCCCGCGGCGGCTACGTGCTGGCCGAGGCGTCCAGCGGCAAACCGCAGGTGATCCTCCTCGGCACCGGCTCCGAGGTGCAGCTCTGCCTCACCGCCCGGGAACGGCTGGAGGCCGACGGCACCCCCACCCGGGTCGTGTCCATGCCCTGTCAGGAGTGGTTCCACGCCCAGGACGAGGCGTACCGGGAGTCGGTTCTGCCGCGCGGGGTAAGGGCACGGGTGAGCGTGGAGGCGGGCGTCGAGATGTCCTGGCGGGCCCTCGTCGGCGACTGCGGCGAGAGCATCAGTCTGGAGCACTTCGGGGCGAGCGCCCCGCACAACGTGCTCTTCGAGCAGTTCGGCTTCACCCCGGACCGGATCGTGGGCGCGGCGCACGCCGCGTTGACCCGGGTCGGCGACATCACCGGTAATCCGACCGGCAACTGA
- a CDS encoding heme o synthase yields the protein MSMITERPVSDTAGQSVGATDGTVGKRREIPAVVAAYVALTKPRIVELLLVTTVPAMMLAHGGLPPLWLVAVVLVGGSLAAGAASVLNCYIDRDIDQVMRRTKRRPLPTHTVSPRNALIFGLVLATVSVTLLAVFTNALAAGLTLGAILYYDLIYTAWLKRTTTANTFWGGACGAAPVLIGWAAVTGSLAPAAWALFGVVFFWQMPHFYPLAMKYKDDYARAGIPMLPVVASTRRVNAEILVFAWLTVLVSLVAWPLGLGPVYGLPTLVVGAVFLIEAHKLCRRASRGEAVKPMRLFHWSTTYLTVVFAAVALDALI from the coding sequence GTGAGCATGATCACCGAGCGCCCCGTCAGCGACACCGCCGGGCAGTCGGTCGGTGCGACGGACGGGACGGTCGGCAAGCGGCGCGAGATACCGGCGGTGGTCGCGGCGTACGTGGCGCTGACCAAGCCGCGGATCGTGGAGCTGCTGCTGGTCACCACCGTGCCGGCGATGATGCTCGCGCACGGTGGCCTGCCGCCGCTGTGGCTCGTGGCGGTGGTGCTGGTGGGTGGGTCGCTGGCGGCCGGCGCGGCCAGTGTCCTCAACTGCTACATCGACCGGGACATTGATCAGGTGATGCGGCGCACCAAGCGCCGTCCGTTGCCGACGCACACCGTCTCACCCCGCAACGCGTTGATCTTCGGTCTGGTGTTGGCGACGGTCTCGGTCACCCTGCTGGCCGTGTTCACCAACGCCCTGGCCGCCGGGCTGACCCTGGGCGCGATCCTCTACTACGACCTGATCTACACCGCCTGGTTGAAGCGCACCACTACGGCGAACACGTTCTGGGGCGGCGCCTGCGGGGCCGCGCCGGTGCTGATCGGCTGGGCTGCGGTGACCGGTTCACTCGCGCCGGCCGCGTGGGCGTTGTTCGGGGTCGTCTTCTTCTGGCAGATGCCGCATTTCTACCCGCTGGCGATGAAGTACAAGGACGACTACGCCCGGGCGGGCATCCCGATGTTGCCGGTGGTGGCGTCGACCCGGCGGGTCAACGCCGAGATTCTTGTCTTCGCCTGGCTGACGGTGCTGGTCTCGCTGGTGGCCTGGCCGCTCGGGCTGGGTCCGGTCTATGGGCTGCCGACCCTCGTCGTGGGGGCTGTCTTCCTGATCGAGGCGCACAAGCTCTGTCGTCGGGCGTCGCGGGGGGAGGCGGTCAAGCCGATGCGGCTGTTCCACTGGTCCACCACCTACCTGACCGTCGTGTTCGCCGCGGTTGCGCTGGACGCGCTGATCTGA
- a CDS encoding ATP-grasp domain-containing protein, which produces MSTDPHQPIRSRVALVTCAALPELDDDDRLVHASLAARGVTAEAVVWDDPAVDWGSYDLVVLRSPWDYPSRRDDFVAWAATVPALANPADIVRWNTDKRYLDQLSAAGVATVPTTWIEPGQEWALPAEPGEYVIKPSVSVDSQDTGRYDLADPEHQELARAHVRRLGSAGRVTMVQPYLSSVDTDGETALLFLAGPDGLRFSHAIRKGAMLTGPDLGAESPRNPERISARTATPEQVAVAEKTLAAVPGGAERLLYARVDLIPGGGDAPVLVELELTEPSLFIGYAEGAPDRLAEAILTHLRRQP; this is translated from the coding sequence GTGTCGACCGATCCTCATCAGCCCATCCGGAGCCGGGTCGCCCTGGTGACCTGCGCGGCCCTCCCCGAACTCGACGACGACGACCGTCTCGTCCACGCTTCACTCGCGGCCCGTGGGGTCACCGCCGAGGCCGTGGTCTGGGACGACCCGGCCGTCGACTGGGGGTCCTACGATCTCGTGGTCCTCCGCTCGCCCTGGGACTATCCCTCCCGCCGGGATGACTTCGTCGCCTGGGCGGCGACGGTGCCGGCTCTGGCCAACCCGGCGGACATCGTCCGGTGGAACACCGACAAGCGTTACCTCGACCAACTCTCCGCCGCCGGGGTGGCCACGGTGCCCACCACCTGGATCGAACCCGGTCAGGAGTGGGCCCTGCCCGCGGAGCCCGGGGAGTACGTCATCAAGCCCTCGGTCAGCGTGGACAGCCAGGACACCGGCCGGTACGACCTGGCCGACCCCGAGCACCAAGAACTCGCCCGGGCGCACGTCCGGCGGCTCGGCTCGGCCGGGCGGGTGACCATGGTTCAGCCGTACCTGTCGTCCGTCGACACCGACGGCGAGACCGCGTTGCTGTTCCTCGCTGGCCCCGATGGGCTGCGGTTCAGCCACGCAATCCGTAAGGGCGCGATGCTGACCGGCCCGGACCTGGGCGCGGAGAGCCCGCGCAACCCCGAGCGGATCAGCGCCCGCACCGCGACCCCGGAGCAGGTGGCGGTGGCGGAGAAGACTCTCGCCGCCGTGCCGGGTGGAGCGGAGCGACTGCTCTACGCCCGGGTCGACCTGATCCCCGGTGGGGGTGACGCGCCGGTCCTGGTCGAGTTGGAACTGACCGAGCCGTCACTCTTTATCGGCTACGCCGAGGGTGCCCCGGACCGTCTCGCCGAGGCCATTCTTACCCACCTGCGTCGCCAGCCCTGA
- a CDS encoding COX15/CtaA family protein, with the protein MRRICAVTTAARFSVSTTALSRLALANIVANVMIVVTGGAVRLTASGLGCPTWPRCTDASYTATPEMGLHGAIEFGNRLLTFAVGIVALAVVVAVLLHRPRRRGLLPLAVAVLLGIPAQAVIGGITVLTNLNPWVVGLHFLASMVVIAVAYVLWRRTTEPDGPAVLVVPGPLRTLAVITTVVSAAVLVIGTWVTGSGPHAGDGGAARNGLDPEQASQIHADGVFLLIGLSIALVFAFRAAGAAGPARAALVLVAVEAGQGVIGYVQYFTNLPALLVGAHMLGSCLVLLATLAVLRSTRERRPATSAHDAASTHDAPTESAAPVAV; encoded by the coding sequence ATGCGTAGGATTTGCGCCGTGACTACCGCCGCCCGGTTCTCGGTCTCCACCACTGCGCTCAGCCGGCTGGCCCTCGCCAACATTGTCGCGAACGTGATGATCGTCGTTACCGGCGGGGCGGTTCGGCTGACCGCCTCCGGCCTGGGCTGCCCGACCTGGCCCCGGTGCACCGACGCGTCGTACACCGCGACGCCGGAGATGGGCCTGCACGGGGCGATCGAGTTCGGCAACCGGCTACTGACCTTCGCGGTCGGCATCGTCGCTCTCGCCGTGGTGGTGGCCGTCCTGCTGCACCGGCCGCGCCGGCGGGGTCTACTGCCGCTCGCGGTCGCGGTCCTACTCGGCATCCCGGCGCAGGCGGTCATCGGCGGGATCACCGTTCTCACCAACCTCAACCCGTGGGTGGTCGGGCTGCACTTCCTCGCCTCAATGGTCGTGATCGCCGTCGCGTACGTCCTCTGGCGGCGCACCACCGAACCGGACGGCCCGGCGGTGCTGGTGGTGCCCGGCCCGCTGCGCACACTCGCGGTGATCACCACCGTGGTCAGCGCGGCGGTACTCGTGATCGGCACCTGGGTCACCGGCAGCGGCCCGCACGCCGGTGACGGTGGCGCGGCCCGCAACGGCCTCGACCCCGAGCAGGCCTCGCAGATCCACGCCGACGGGGTGTTCCTGTTGATCGGCCTGTCGATCGCGTTGGTCTTCGCGTTCCGGGCCGCCGGCGCCGCCGGCCCCGCCCGGGCCGCGCTGGTGCTGGTGGCGGTCGAGGCGGGGCAGGGCGTGATCGGCTACGTGCAGTACTTCACGAACCTGCCGGCGCTGCTCGTCGGCGCCCACATGCTCGGCTCCTGCCTGGTGCTGCTGGCCACTCTCGCGGTGCTCCGGTCGACCCGGGAACGCCGGCCGGCCACCTCGGCCCACGACGCCGCCTCGACCCACGACGCCCCGACGGAGTCCGCGGCCCCCGTTGCCGTCTGA
- a CDS encoding helix-turn-helix transcriptional regulator: MKNAAGVSGRWLAPIGVVGGSAASDPSTRDRVTQLLLERGATTAAQLGHALGLSSAAIRRHLDAMLAEGDVVAREPAPRGHRGRGRPAKVFLLTEAGRVRCGTHHYDNMATAALRWIARGGGPTAVAAFAAEQVSALEARCLAALEHAGDDPLARAEALAEALTAEGYAANASTIASGGQLCQHHCPVAHVAAEFPQLCEAETAVISRLVGTHVQRLATIAHGDGVCTTHIPAQPGRTQSSKTVTTVRTDR; the protein is encoded by the coding sequence GTGAAAAACGCGGCGGGGGTCTCCGGGCGCTGGCTGGCGCCCATCGGGGTCGTCGGTGGGTCAGCCGCATCCGACCCATCGACCCGCGACCGGGTCACCCAACTACTGCTGGAGCGGGGCGCCACCACCGCCGCGCAATTGGGGCATGCGCTCGGGCTCAGCTCCGCCGCGATTCGGCGGCACCTTGACGCGATGCTCGCTGAGGGAGACGTCGTCGCCCGCGAGCCCGCGCCCCGAGGCCACCGGGGACGTGGCCGTCCAGCCAAGGTCTTCCTGCTGACCGAGGCAGGCCGAGTTCGCTGCGGCACCCACCACTACGACAACATGGCCACGGCCGCGCTGCGGTGGATCGCCCGCGGCGGGGGGCCGACGGCGGTTGCCGCCTTCGCCGCCGAGCAGGTCTCCGCCCTGGAGGCCCGCTGCCTGGCCGCCCTGGAGCACGCCGGCGACGACCCGCTCGCTCGCGCGGAGGCACTCGCCGAAGCCCTGACCGCGGAGGGCTACGCTGCCAACGCGTCCACGATCGCCTCGGGTGGCCAGTTGTGCCAGCACCACTGCCCCGTGGCGCACGTGGCCGCCGAGTTCCCTCAGCTGTGCGAGGCCGAGACCGCGGTGATCTCCCGTCTGGTCGGCACCCACGTGCAGCGCCTGGCGACCATCGCGCACGGCGACGGGGTGTGCACGACGCACATTCCGGCCCAGCCGGGGCGCACCCAGTCCAGTAAGACCGTCACCACTGTGAGGACAGATAGATGA
- the sufB gene encoding Fe-S cluster assembly protein SufB: MTEQIVQPLTQEEQLAALGRYEYGWADPDVAGAVAQRGLNEAVVRDISAKKAEPAWMLDLRLKGLRLFDRKPMPAWGADLTGIDFDNIKYFVRSTEKQATSWEDLPEDIKNTYDKLGIPEAEKQRLVAGVAAQYESEVVYHKIRDDLEEQGVVFLDTDTALKEHEDLFKEYFGTVIPVGDNKFAALNTAVWSGGSFIYVPKGVHVEIPLQAYFRINTENMGQFERTLIIVDEGAYVHYVEGCTAPIYSSDSLHSAVVEIIVKKNARCRYTTIQNWSNNVYNLVTKRAVCHEGATMEWIDGNIGSKVTMKYPAVFMTGEHAKGEVLSVAMSGEGQHQDAGAKMVHAAPHTSSTIVSKSIARSGGRTSYRGLVQVLEGSHSSRSTVKCDALLVDTISRSDTYPYVDIREDDVSMGHEATVSKVSEDQLFYLMSRGLSEDEAMAMIVRGFIEPIAKELPMEYALELNRLIELQMEGAVG, encoded by the coding sequence ATGACCGAGCAGATCGTTCAGCCCCTGACCCAGGAGGAGCAGCTCGCCGCCCTCGGTCGCTACGAGTACGGCTGGGCCGACCCCGACGTGGCCGGAGCTGTCGCTCAACGTGGCCTCAACGAGGCAGTGGTACGGGACATCTCGGCCAAGAAGGCCGAGCCGGCCTGGATGCTCGACCTGCGGCTGAAGGGTCTGCGGTTGTTCGACCGCAAGCCCATGCCCGCCTGGGGCGCCGATCTCACCGGGATCGACTTCGACAACATCAAGTACTTCGTGCGCTCCACCGAGAAGCAGGCGACCAGCTGGGAGGACCTGCCGGAGGACATCAAGAACACCTACGACAAGCTGGGCATCCCCGAGGCGGAGAAGCAGCGGCTGGTCGCGGGCGTGGCGGCGCAGTACGAGTCCGAGGTCGTCTACCACAAGATCCGCGATGATCTGGAGGAGCAGGGCGTCGTCTTCCTCGACACCGACACGGCCCTCAAGGAGCACGAGGACCTCTTCAAGGAGTACTTCGGCACGGTGATCCCGGTTGGCGACAACAAGTTCGCCGCCCTCAACACCGCTGTCTGGTCCGGCGGCTCGTTCATCTACGTGCCGAAGGGTGTGCACGTGGAGATCCCGCTCCAGGCGTACTTCCGGATCAACACGGAGAACATGGGCCAGTTCGAGCGGACGCTGATCATCGTCGACGAGGGTGCGTACGTGCACTACGTCGAAGGCTGCACCGCACCCATCTACTCCTCGGACTCGCTGCACAGCGCCGTGGTGGAGATCATCGTCAAGAAGAACGCCCGCTGCCGGTACACCACCATCCAGAACTGGTCGAACAACGTCTACAACCTGGTCACCAAGCGTGCCGTGTGCCACGAGGGCGCAACCATGGAGTGGATCGACGGCAACATCGGCTCCAAGGTCACCATGAAGTACCCAGCCGTGTTCATGACCGGTGAGCACGCCAAGGGCGAGGTGCTCTCGGTGGCCATGTCCGGCGAGGGCCAGCACCAGGACGCCGGCGCCAAGATGGTGCACGCCGCACCGCACACCAGCAGCACCATCGTCTCGAAGTCGATTGCCCGCAGCGGCGGCCGCACCTCGTACCGGGGTCTGGTGCAGGTGCTGGAGGGTTCGCACAGCAGCAGGAGCACCGTGAAGTGCGACGCGCTGCTGGTCGACACCATCTCCCGCTCGGACACCTACCCGTATGTCGACATCCGCGAGGACGACGTGTCGATGGGGCACGAGGCAACCGTCTCGAAGGTCAGCGAGGACCAGCTCTTCTACCTGATGAGTCGGGGACTGAGCGAGGACGAGGCGATGGCGATGATCGTCCGCGGCTTCATCGAGCCGATCGCCAAGGAACTCCCGATGGAGTACGCGCTGGAGCTCAACCGCCTGATCGAGCTGCAGATGGAGGGCGCGGTCGGCTGA